From a single Pseudomonas triticicola genomic region:
- a CDS encoding MFS transporter, whose amino-acid sequence MTRNRKYSGAEGFQKGDLMPEKIVALPEQRRWLMFAILLVGAFLPPLDFFIVNVALPSIQQSLGTASSAEQLIISSYAALYAVTLITGGRLGDIFGRMRMFFVGLIGFAVASLICGVAESPWVLIAGRSLQGVTAAVMAPQALASVQAIFPESEKPLALSLYGAVFGLASVVGQALGGILISLNLMNLGWRSIFLVNLPIALLVILIAIPVVKETRAPQTSKLDLGGTLLSMVTLAALIVPLIEGREAGWPWWAWLSLAAVPLLAWLFWRYEARLYQAQGAPLLNPAALRAPGLGRALLVALTFYAIGVFFLLFSIYLQGALHTSPLSAGLVFLPFGAGFLLGPLATHLFRRLLGSYVNPFGMALEVLGFVLLAWLVAHTPTAVTPSALSLAVILFLIGFGQGLALPTLMRMITGRVAPAYSGMIAGITSSTLQISTALSVAIIGGIFYTLLGKDTDAAAITHAFTVAILCIAACLVVGAGLSLSLARQSAAELQTAAMQPAE is encoded by the coding sequence ATGACTCGCAATCGAAAATATTCTGGAGCCGAAGGGTTTCAGAAAGGAGACCTTATGCCTGAGAAAATAGTAGCCCTTCCGGAACAGCGGCGCTGGCTGATGTTCGCCATCCTGTTGGTCGGTGCATTCTTGCCGCCGCTGGATTTCTTCATCGTGAACGTAGCGCTGCCTTCGATTCAGCAATCGCTGGGCACGGCCTCCTCTGCCGAACAGTTGATCATCTCTTCTTACGCGGCGCTGTATGCCGTGACACTGATCACCGGCGGAAGGCTTGGCGACATCTTTGGCCGCATGAGAATGTTCTTCGTTGGCCTGATTGGCTTTGCCGTCGCCTCACTGATCTGCGGTGTCGCCGAGTCACCCTGGGTGTTGATCGCCGGACGCTCGCTGCAAGGCGTGACGGCCGCTGTCATGGCGCCGCAGGCACTCGCTTCAGTGCAGGCGATATTCCCTGAGTCGGAAAAACCCTTGGCGTTGAGCCTGTACGGTGCGGTGTTTGGTTTGGCGTCGGTAGTCGGCCAGGCACTTGGCGGGATTCTGATCTCGCTCAACCTGATGAACCTGGGCTGGCGGTCGATATTTCTGGTGAATCTACCGATTGCGTTGCTGGTCATTCTGATCGCCATCCCCGTGGTCAAGGAAACCCGCGCACCCCAGACCAGCAAGCTGGATCTGGGTGGAACGCTGTTGTCGATGGTGACGCTTGCGGCGCTGATCGTTCCACTGATCGAGGGACGTGAAGCGGGCTGGCCGTGGTGGGCCTGGCTGTCGCTGGCGGCGGTGCCACTGCTGGCCTGGCTGTTCTGGCGCTACGAAGCCCGCTTGTATCAAGCGCAAGGCGCGCCGTTGCTGAACCCTGCTGCACTGCGTGCGCCCGGGCTGGGCCGGGCATTGCTGGTGGCGCTGACTTTTTACGCGATCGGCGTGTTCTTCCTGCTGTTTTCCATCTATTTACAGGGAGCGCTGCATACGAGCCCGCTCAGTGCAGGTCTGGTCTTTCTGCCATTCGGCGCTGGTTTCTTGCTGGGGCCGCTCGCCACCCATCTATTCCGGCGTTTGCTGGGGTCTTATGTGAATCCCTTCGGAATGGCACTCGAAGTGCTGGGGTTCGTGCTATTGGCCTGGCTCGTGGCGCACACGCCAACCGCCGTCACGCCCTCTGCGCTGTCCCTTGCCGTGATTCTCTTTCTGATCGGTTTCGGACAAGGACTGGCCCTTCCGACATTGATGCGCATGATCACTGGACGCGTGGCACCGGCGTATTCCGGCATGATTGCGGGCATCACCAGTTCCACACTGCAAATCAGCACGGCACTGAGCGTAGCGATCATCGGTGGCATTTTTTACACGCTTCTGGGCAAGGACACGGACGCGGCGGCCATCACCCACGCCTTCACCGTCGCCATACTGTGCATCGCTGCGTGTCTGGTGGTAGGCGCAGGACTGAGTCTGAGTCTGGCGCGCCAATCTGCTGCAGAGCTGCAAACGGCGGCCATGCAGCCGGCAGAGTGA
- a CDS encoding chorismate mutase → MENSDIARQLSTFRKTIDNIDAALIHLLAERFRCTDEVGLLKARYQLPAVDEAREQQQYQRLAALAQEAELDTAIVQRLMQLVIGEVVERHKQIAARHAPAPANNPDPRA, encoded by the coding sequence ATGGAAAACTCCGACATCGCGCGTCAACTCTCAACATTCAGGAAAACCATCGACAATATCGACGCCGCCCTCATCCACCTGCTCGCGGAACGGTTTCGCTGTACCGATGAGGTCGGATTGCTCAAGGCCCGATATCAGTTGCCTGCGGTAGACGAGGCCAGAGAGCAGCAGCAATACCAGCGTCTGGCAGCACTTGCTCAGGAGGCCGAGCTGGATACGGCCATCGTGCAGAGGCTGATGCAGTTGGTCATTGGCGAAGTGGTCGAGCGCCACAAGCAGATCGCCGCCAGGCATGCCCCGGCACCCGCCAATAACCCTGACCCTCGGGCCTGA
- a CDS encoding RidA family protein — protein MTDRQIIVPDGMRLIYERAGYAPAVKVGKTLYCAGQVGRTPELSVIEEPEQQFLAAWDNLRIVLEAGGCKFEDVVEMTTYHVDMHRHMPIFRRVKDKVFPRNTCAWTCIGVSELARPGLLVEIKCVAVER, from the coding sequence ATGACTGACCGTCAGATCATTGTTCCAGATGGCATGAGATTGATCTACGAGCGCGCGGGTTATGCACCAGCAGTAAAGGTAGGAAAAACTCTCTACTGCGCGGGTCAGGTAGGCAGGACGCCGGAATTATCCGTCATTGAAGAACCTGAGCAGCAGTTTTTAGCTGCATGGGACAATCTCCGGATCGTCTTGGAGGCAGGTGGCTGTAAATTTGAAGATGTCGTAGAAATGACAACTTACCACGTCGACATGCACCGTCACATGCCAATTTTCAGACGCGTAAAGGATAAAGTATTTCCGAGAAACACTTGTGCATGGACCTGCATTGGTGTCAGTGAATTAGCTCGACCTGGACTTCTCGTGGAGATCAAGTGCGTCGCAGTAGAGCGATAA
- a CDS encoding NAD(P)-dependent oxidoreductase, with translation MKIGFIGVGCMGRAIIPLLVRAGHHVSAWNRSQAAIKDLEGISVIETPASAFQQEVVITLLADDAAVRQVLLSSAVLETADKACVHVVMSTLSPSLMLELQREHEAVGMPLIAAPVFGVPAVAAKGELNILAAGSQAAVSTVQPLFDLLGKKTWYLGDQPEQACIAKIAGNMMITQAIQSLGEASGLVQRHGLSPSIFIKLMTQTLFACPSYQRYGQNIVSSNFEPGFKLSLGLKDMNLAIDAGRLKGLELPAADAVRLKMTSAVARGDGDKDWSVFAQQTNH, from the coding sequence ATGAAGATTGGTTTTATCGGAGTGGGATGCATGGGCAGAGCCATTATTCCACTGCTCGTCCGCGCTGGCCATCACGTCTCGGCATGGAACCGCAGTCAGGCGGCGATCAAGGATCTCGAAGGCATCAGCGTTATCGAAACGCCGGCCTCGGCGTTCCAGCAAGAGGTAGTCATCACTCTTCTGGCCGATGATGCCGCCGTCAGGCAAGTGCTGCTCTCCAGCGCTGTTCTGGAAACTGCAGACAAAGCTTGCGTGCATGTCGTGATGTCGACCTTGTCGCCTTCGCTGATGTTGGAGTTGCAGCGCGAACATGAAGCCGTCGGCATGCCATTGATCGCGGCGCCGGTCTTCGGCGTGCCCGCCGTGGCGGCCAAGGGCGAGTTGAATATCCTGGCGGCCGGATCGCAGGCCGCTGTCTCGACCGTCCAACCGCTGTTCGACCTGCTCGGGAAAAAAACCTGGTATCTGGGCGACCAACCTGAACAGGCCTGTATCGCGAAAATCGCCGGCAACATGATGATCACCCAAGCCATCCAGTCGCTGGGCGAAGCCAGCGGACTCGTTCAACGCCACGGACTGAGCCCTTCGATTTTCATCAAGCTCATGACCCAGACCCTGTTCGCCTGCCCCAGTTATCAACGTTATGGGCAGAACATCGTCAGCAGCAATTTTGAACCGGGATTCAAACTGTCGCTTGGCCTCAAGGATATGAATCTGGCGATCGATGCGGGTCGTCTCAAGGGGCTGGAGTTGCCAGCGGCGGATGCCGTGCGATTGAAAATGACGTCGGCGGTAGCCAGGGGAGATGGCGACAAGGACTGGTCGGTTTTTGCTCAGCAGACGAATCATTGA
- a CDS encoding SDR family oxidoreductase, with protein sequence MSGKFADQVAVVTGASTGIGFAIAQGLIAEGARRVYITGRSAATLEAAVAKLGDRAVAVISDVARQVDLDELKATIEAHGDQLDSVFANAGICEKNPLGETTEAAYFNMFDINVKGVFFTVQTLMPLLKNGASIVLTASICSSNGMEGLSLYNASKAAVRSFARTWANELKGRKIRANVLSPGFTRTPLMDNGLKMSESDVAALRQHVEQITPLGYMAEPEEIASSALFLASADAKYVNGVELMVDGGLSQI encoded by the coding sequence ATGTCAGGTAAATTCGCTGATCAGGTCGCAGTCGTCACCGGCGCGTCCACCGGGATCGGATTTGCGATTGCACAGGGTTTGATTGCCGAGGGCGCCAGGCGCGTTTACATCACCGGGCGTTCTGCAGCCACGCTGGAGGCTGCGGTGGCCAAGCTTGGCGACAGGGCGGTCGCGGTCATTTCCGATGTCGCGCGCCAGGTTGATCTGGACGAGCTCAAGGCGACGATTGAGGCGCACGGCGATCAACTGGACTCAGTGTTTGCCAATGCGGGTATTTGTGAAAAGAACCCGCTGGGCGAGACCACCGAGGCCGCCTATTTCAACATGTTCGACATCAACGTAAAGGGAGTCTTTTTTACTGTACAGACGTTGATGCCATTGTTGAAAAATGGCGCTTCGATCGTGCTGACGGCCTCTATCTGTTCCAGCAATGGCATGGAAGGACTGAGCCTCTACAACGCCTCCAAAGCCGCGGTACGTTCCTTTGCCAGGACGTGGGCCAACGAACTCAAAGGTCGCAAGATCAGAGCGAATGTCCTGAGCCCTGGCTTCACCCGCACACCGCTGATGGATAACGGCTTGAAGATGAGCGAAAGCGACGTCGCCGCGCTGCGTCAGCACGTCGAGCAGATCACGCCATTGGGGTACATGGCCGAGCCTGAGGAAATCGCCTCGTCGGCGCTGTTTCTTGCGTCTGCCGATGCGAAATATGTCAACGGTGTGGAGTTGATGGTCGACGGCGGCCTGTCGCAGATCTGA
- a CDS encoding LysR family transcriptional regulator — protein sequence MDWSDVRVFLAIARSGSLGAAAKLLGVSHPTVGRRLQVLEQFSGQPVFLRTNQGLVLTDSGEKLLSLAQEMEQSALAIERRLAGDSAQPEGVLRISCADWFACYVLAPVLSELGRRYPLIVPEVIAGHRLFDLARRDADIAFRIVPFTEPDIVHRKLISLTYGLYAAVGSADPEPQGAGLGLITMSVAQSHYPDVQWLQQRYPLARTVFTSSSRTVQAQMCAQGQGVAVLPRALGDQLTALRLIDSDEPPPGRDIWMGYHQDMRQMDSLRALADLASVMIGTQAGG from the coding sequence ATGGACTGGAGTGATGTGCGGGTCTTTCTCGCGATTGCCCGCAGCGGGTCATTAGGGGCTGCCGCCAAGCTGTTGGGGGTCAGCCATCCGACCGTGGGGCGGCGCTTGCAGGTGCTGGAACAGTTCAGTGGCCAACCCGTTTTCCTGCGTACCAACCAAGGTCTCGTGTTGACCGACAGCGGCGAGAAGCTCCTCAGCCTCGCGCAGGAAATGGAGCAAAGTGCGTTGGCCATCGAAAGGCGCCTCGCGGGGGACAGCGCACAGCCCGAAGGTGTGCTGCGCATTTCCTGCGCTGACTGGTTCGCCTGTTATGTGCTGGCCCCGGTGCTGAGTGAACTGGGCCGGCGTTATCCATTGATCGTGCCCGAGGTCATTGCCGGGCATCGATTGTTTGATCTGGCTCGCCGCGACGCCGACATCGCGTTTCGAATCGTTCCGTTCACCGAACCCGATATCGTGCACCGCAAGCTGATCTCCCTGACTTACGGGTTATACGCAGCCGTTGGATCTGCTGACCCTGAGCCACAGGGCGCCGGGCTGGGTCTGATCACCATGAGTGTTGCCCAGTCTCATTATCCCGATGTGCAGTGGCTGCAGCAGCGTTACCCTCTGGCGCGTACCGTGTTTACCAGTAGCAGCCGCACAGTCCAGGCGCAAATGTGTGCGCAGGGGCAGGGCGTCGCGGTATTGCCCCGCGCTTTGGGCGACCAGTTGACGGCGCTGCGTCTGATCGATTCAGATGAACCGCCACCAGGCCGCGACATTTGGATGGGCTACCACCAGGACATGCGCCAGATGGACAGTCTGCGCGCGCTTGCCGACCTGGCCTCCGTCATGATTGGCACTCAGGCAGGCGGTTGA
- a CDS encoding nuclear transport factor 2 family protein yields the protein MNNEQLTARLDALESRAAIESLISAYANAFDRIDASLLSSIWHEESTLDLPGFGQAGNRDEILAMAQNSWRQMPHMHHWMANPLIEIEGDSAVGTVAADCLFHDIEKGPVQVSGLYHDRFERRDGKWAFLSRRFEMHFLTPLKDWVPAAGEEQFAPFEQLKGTTAKNE from the coding sequence ATGAACAATGAACAACTGACAGCCCGACTGGACGCCCTGGAAAGTCGCGCCGCCATCGAGTCGCTGATCAGCGCCTACGCCAATGCTTTCGACCGCATCGACGCCTCGCTTCTTAGCTCAATCTGGCACGAAGAGTCGACACTGGATCTACCGGGTTTTGGCCAGGCTGGAAACCGTGACGAAATCCTGGCGATGGCGCAAAACAGCTGGCGCCAGATGCCCCATATGCACCACTGGATGGCCAACCCGCTGATTGAAATCGAGGGTGACAGCGCAGTGGGCACGGTAGCTGCGGATTGCCTGTTTCATGACATTGAAAAAGGCCCGGTGCAAGTCAGCGGTCTTTACCACGACAGGTTTGAACGTCGGGACGGAAAGTGGGCGTTCCTGTCACGTCGTTTTGAAATGCATTTCCTGACGCCGTTAAAAGATTGGGTACCCGCAGCGGGCGAAGAACAGTTTGCACCGTTCGAGCAGCTCAAGGGAACGACAGCGAAAAACGAATAG